From Triticum aestivum cultivar Chinese Spring chromosome 7B, IWGSC CS RefSeq v2.1, whole genome shotgun sequence:
GCCCGGACTTGCCAAgctcggttgtagatgctctaagtaaCAAGTGGATCACAATCTAAGTTTGAGATTATCTCCAATGTCTAACTGAACGGGCGTCATACGTCCCATCCTTCAGGATGAATAAGATCACATCTGGCAAATAATTATTTTTTGGTATCTGTTTTGGTCCTTACATTATATAAATATATTCTCATATATGTTAGTCAGAATAttaataatacatattcacaaaaaaaattatgaatgaCGAATCTACTAACAATATTTTCAGTGAGCCAATTTTAAATAGTATTGCCACATACTGGGAGATAGCAGCAGAGAATGTAATTTACAAACACTTTAATGATATGCAGGCTATTAGAAGCAATAGAAAATGACAAAACTTCAAATTAAACTAGTAGGTGCATACATTTCGAGGACATGCATGAGAGATCCTTTTTTTTATGAGATGTTATTGCAAGTAAAAGCTATTATACCCTTTTGGAACTTTTACCATGTCTCAAACCATGTACTTATATTTAGTTTGTAAgatttgtattttttttctttcaaaaaacgATATATAAAAGAAGAAGACTTAAGGACGCCATTTTTGACTCACATGAGCATGTGGTCCCTAGAGCCAAAACAATGAAAATTGTTGGAGATTCCTATGTATAAGCTATTCTTGGTAAGCTAAAGATATTTCATCCTCTAAACTCTTGCTGAAGTCCAAAATTAACCCAGAACCGCAAATAACACTAGAACAGATTAGACTGTCACGCTGGTCATAGCACCACACTGGAGTAATCTTCTACAAGTGATGTTAAATGACAAAATTGACCGTCACTActagaatcagctactttgccgacTTCCTCGGCAAAGATCCAAAAGAACTCGGCAAAAATTTGTTTGCCACGTGCGGTACTTTGCAAAAAAAATACTCGATAGAACACATTGGCAATAGTTAACTTTGCCGAATTTTTATACCAAGAACTCGAGAATACTCATAGAGTCTTTCTCGAGTTTCCAAAAAGGAGAACTCTAGAAACCACTAGCGCTAGACGAAATGACCTATTAATGGTGGTGCCACGTGGCCAGAGCATTGCCGGGTTCTCGCATGCCGAACTCGGTAGACGCCTGATGAATAGAAACGTGGTGCGTGGCATAGGTGGTTGCCGAGTTCTTTCCTTTGCCAAGCTTGGAACCCAACAAACATTCAGCAAATATGATGCGTGGCAGAACTAGCTGCCAAGTTCTTATCTTTGCAGAGTATGTTGCAGGAGACCTCGGCAAATTCTTTGAAGAATAGTAATGACGACTGTCAAGTTCTTGTATTTGTTGAGTATGGCGCCACGGGGACTCGTCAACACCTTTGGGGAGCTTTGTGCAGGGTGAACTCGGCAAAGAAAACCCGTGGAAGACGTTCAGGAGCTGCTTCCGCATTTTCTGAGTGTGGAACTCGGCAAAGATTCCTGGAGCTACCAGCTTCTGCCACGTGTCACATTTTGCCGACTAGTGCGCTCAGCAAAATGCTCCAGGAATAGTTTTGTCGAGCGACAGAACTTGGCAAATGTTCAATCATGTTTATTTACTATTTATTGTTGGGAAATCTTGCATACAAATAAGTACGTATGCATATATATCATCGCAAAGATACATAACATCATTCAAATATCACTTCACAAAAACAACAAGCAATATGGCGATCATTCGAACACATTTTACACAAGTGACATCGTCACAAATTTATCCAAGTTAGTCTCATTGAAGCCATGTTACTCTAATGATAGATTAAGATCCAGCTGTAGCACAGGCCGGGCCGGTCCTGCGATTCCGGTGGTCCTGGGTGAAACTAACACTCGGATCCTCTCAATATAAACATTATAACAATATCTGCAAATGTTTAGATAATTAAATGTTACCGGTAGACTAGTAGAAAGAGATCGTGAATGAACcagaaaaacagaaaaatgaaGGTGCGTCCGTTCTAAAACTTTGACCAAGAATAACAGGATATGTGACACATGGCTCGCCACGTACCTTATTGAGGCAAAAAAAAATCCGCGCTTCATTAAGCTTTCGCGTTTGCTAGTACGTAAAATGAAAAAAAGATGTACACAACGTATATGAAAAAATTTATACAATTTTATTTAATATCTATcaaaattatttaatattattatataatgtcgagctatcgagctaaatCGAGCGAGCGAGTGTTGGCTCATGATCAGCTCGTTTCTTGATCGAGCTACATAAAGTGCTCATTCTCAGCTCATTTCTTTTCAAGTCAAACTCAAGTCGAAACAAAATACGAGTCGATCTTGAGTGGCTTACGAGCCTCGAGCTTTACTTGCAGCCCTAGCCACCACTACTCCAATCCAACcatagtttttattttctttagagggTCGACGATGGACTGTGTTTGTTTACTGACCcatcttttttcttttcatttcccTATGTTTTTTGCTAGCTTTCGGGCTTTGTCTGCCTGTACATATTGCACATGTTCTCCCTTAATCCATGGCAGAGTTGTTGCCGCTTTTGTAGTAACATATATGGACTTGTAGTAGATTGTCATGATCTTTCGTCACAGCTAATGGCTAAATCCTCACGTACATGCATGTGGTGGTAACATGCGGACTGTTCAGATCTTAGCTAGAACACACATTAACTATCATATCATGTCATAATTTTTTATAGGCCACTGCCATGAATAATATATGAAGTACAGAGGACAATTCAAACAATCAAATTTAAATTACTATATCTGCGGCCACCCCTCGGGAATATAATTTATACTTCTTGTTTCTTTTCTTGACACTAATTGATACTTCTTGTTGGACGCGAACCAAGCCAAGTATGTACACCAACTATCTGAGTTGACAGATGTAAGTTAGCTTAATATTGACTAATAGACCTAAGATGCTAGTCATGAACGAATCCATATCATCTGTTTGTATTTGTAGATGTCGAGTCATCTTGCACTTCCTGTAATCGCCCATTGGCCAACTAGCTATTATTTGCATGGATAAATCGTCTTATATGATATATGTTGCCCactttgttactccctccgttcctaaatatttgtctttttagagatttcaaatgactactacatacggatgtatatagacatattttagagtgtagatccactcattttgctctgtatgtactcacttgttgaaatctctagaaagacaaatatttagaaacggagggagtacattgcaaGATTTCTAAGTGCGTCAAAAGGGTGTCCCTAAAGATGTTTTATCCATAGGTTTTACATTCTTTATTGAGAGATGTTGCACAAAAGTTGTACAATGTTTCAGGTGTAGACTATGTGAATTTGTTTATCCTGTTTATTAGATGGACATATCTCAATGCTTAATGGTGACACACATATACTCCAAGTTCTTTTGTTCTGGTTAGTCCATTGTTCGAGGTGATAAGCATCTATATTACCATAAGCAAATCAGTGCATCATCAGCTTTGATAGATATGTACTCTATTTGAACTTTATTCAGAGAATTCTAGATCAGAATATTAGCAAGTAAGATACACATCAGACTATACAATTACATAAATTCCAATACTAATGCAAGTTGCTGACCGGAAATCCCTTTTGGTGACCGAGCTCCAATGAGGCCTCCAAATTTAAAATTCAAATTTCATTAAAATCCATATTTTTACGTTTCAAATAATTCAAAACAAACATAGaaatacatgaaggcataacacacatatgtgtaaattttcagggcaaaatacgttgaaatgagggctgtgcaaaaatACAAACCTAGGgctgtttaacacatgatactattcatcctcccaggccataaatttgtcttttttgtacaggtcgcaactcaaggtatttcatcatgaattttttacacacatgtgggttacatccttacatgcatgcattttttttgaattttttgaaacataaaagtttgaatttgaatttttcaaaaataaagggctccatggagctcggcctccaaaacgcaATTTTCATTGCTGACATGTTAAGAACCACTTTAACTTGTATCTCCAAGGACCGGGATGCAATTTTCTTTTCTAGCGGTGGTTTTCTTGTATTGCTAAATCCATTAAATATGGAGCATGTGGCTCTGTTGTAGAAAGTTAATTAAATGGATTTTCCAGCCGCAAAAAAAAATTGAATCAATTTTCAACAGCTTGATTTAATGTTTGGGGATCCATATTGAAATTTACTCTCTATTGGGCGAGACTTTGCAAGTAAAACCAATATCATAAATGCAGCTAATTAAATGGATCTTAACATTCTCATAACTGATATAACTACATGCTCTAATTTAATTAATGTGACGTGATCTTACCATAGTAATATTATTATGCAGTGCACAACTAGCAAGTCGACTAAAGATTCATAATATTACCACATCAAGGACTTCATTAACTGTCATTTATAGGTTGTACATCTGTAGATCAGATGATTAGGAAATATTCTCTGGATGGCACATCCACATCATGTTATCTATACCACAGGCTGAGCATTGAGATCTATGTGTCCAATGGATAAGAAACTAAGATACAAGCACCGCATCTATATAGCATCCATAGAGATTATAACATGGATGCACTTGACATACTGTCCACACCCATAATATATGATGGCATACAGGTCCATCCATACAATAAGAGCTACTTATTTGGCCTATGGATGCCGACATAAAGAGAAGATCCGTCGGCATATACTAACAGACAAAACAATATGGCTTCAATTTGACTATCTTAGGTCTTTTCGTcaattttaagcttacatgcatgGGTCAAGTAGATAGTCATGACCTTTCACCAAAGCTAATAACTGAGGTCACACATGCAGGCATGTGGAATGTTTCAAATCTTAGCTAGAACGCACATGAATTATCACATGCATGCTAAAATAGTTGAATGACATCCGACGCATCCATATACTACATCTTGTCATGATATCTTTtatatgccattgacatgagtcaTATATGAAGTATATAGGGAAATTTAGATCTATTTTAAATTAATATACATGTAGCTAGCCGCCCCTGAGGGATTTAATTGCATATTATAATTACAATATATATCTGCAACTAGTCCATGGAAATATAATTGTGTCTTTTGGTTGTACGCAAACCAAGGTAAGTACCAACGTATCTAAAGGCATACATGTGCGTACACCAACTATCTGACTTGACACATTTAAATTAGCTTAAAAATGACGAATATACCTTATTAAGATGCTAGTCAAAATGAATCCATATCCATTGCTTGCATTAGTTGATGTCGAGCAATCTTGCACTTTCTGTAATTGTCCGTTGGCCAACTAGCTTTTATTTTTCGGATAATTTTTTCTTTTATAATATATGTTTCCCTCTTTGTTACAATTGAAAGTTGCTAAGTGCATCAAAAGTATAAATCACCTAGATATAATCAAAGAGGGGCATGAAAATAGAAATCCCATTTATTTATAGCTTTTACAATTTTTATCGGTATGTTGTACAAAGGTGGTGTATATACCTTGTGTTTAAGTGTACACTGCACGAATTTGTCTATTTATTAGATGCACATATCTAAATACTTAAAGTGGCACATGTATATTCCAAATTATTATGTTCACATATATGGTATAGTTTACTATTGCTTGTTAGTTCATTCTTCGATGAGATAAGCATTTATATAACCATAAGAACCATAAACTTACCAATATTTAGAAATTATAGTGAATTTAGATAGTTGGCTTGTGAGACATCCTTATGCGGATAAAAAAACCATACCTAATCCTGACATGGAAAACTAGTCATGTTAGATCCTTAGTTGGATTACAGGTCTAAGTTGCATAGGGTGTTAAAAAGTCTAAAACAACACTAATTAAAGGCCCAAGAGAAACCCACCAGAGGTGGGCACTAGCACTCCAAGCATTCTATATATAGGATACATCTACCCTCTTATTCTCTCACAAAACACAACGAGATACAACTCCCCCCCCTCCCCCATTCAACTAGCCCATTCAGTTCTCTCTTTTCCCCTTCTTGTATACAATCATCTCCATGGCTAGTCCATTCGGTGTCTTGGTTTGTCTACTCATAGTGCTACCACAAATCCTTGCTATTTCTAGCCCCATCGACGAGATTGCACCTCTTAAGACATGTCAGTTCCCTTGTATGACCGAGGTTAACTTGCACTTGTTCTTGCACCAATTCGTCGACGGGCCAAACAACCCAAACCGCAATGAGGAAACCTTACTCCAAGCAAGTTTTCCTTTTGGGTTCGGGACGACGATAGTCCATGACTGGACTCTTACCGAGACAACAAATTCCAGAGACACGGTTGTTGCACGTGTACAAGGTGTGCATGTCCAGGCTGGTTTAACCAAGCCTAACAGATGGTACACAACTCATAACATAGAGTTTCAGCAAGGAAGGTAATATGTTTCGCTACTTTTCAATATCTAAGTATATTTCATGAGTTCTTTGCATGCAACATTAAGTTTATGTCCTTACCTGTACTATATTAATAAGTGTGCATTTGTCAAACTCTACATGCACTTCTAACCCTATGACGGCACTTTCTATTTTGAACATGAAACAGGTTTGCGGGGTCCACCCTTCAAGTGATGGGTATAACCGCAGGTTTGGAAAGTGGGCAGTGGTCTATTGTCGGTGGAACTGGTCAATTCATTATGGCACAGGGTATAATAAGTTTCACAAATCATCCGGCCTCTACTTTTGAAGATGGTATTAAAGAACTCAACATTCGTGTACGCTTCACAAGGGATATTACACAAGCCGTAAGTataatattatgagtttatattcaAATTCTTGTGATCTATTTGTTGAAGAGAAATGGATTGTACCATACATATTATCCTACTGAAATTGCATTACATTAAGATATTTGTGGACATTCAAGTGCAAATGCATTAAAGGAGGTTCTGTTTTAACAACATTAGCCATATTTAACTAAATCAAATGCTTGTTGAATGTTTTGTGCATTTAGTTTATAGGGTGTTGCATATCAAGTAATGAAGCTTTATGTACGAATGCTTGACATGACACTAGCCATGGTTTCACTTTTCGCTGCAGGCTTGAGGTGCATCTCGTCCCTTGAAAGACTAGCGCCAATGTCAGTAATTTGTGGGGAAACGTGTTTGCATTTTGCTTGTAGTGTGATGGGTCGTTGTTGTGGTCTGCCTGTGTCATTAGAGTATGTGTTAGCTAGCATACCCTCTTTCTATCTTTCATTCAAAATATCATGTGGGTTTCTCGTATGGTGGATATCCAGTCCATAATCTGTGTCAACCCATCTGTTTGTTGGTGTCTATGTAATGTCTTGGATATGATGTGGAATAATGGAGCTTGTTTGTTTGAGAAAGTTTTATACCCACATAATTATATTATTTGTGTTAATCATGACACAAGCATATATGAAAACTTAAAGCAAAACAAATTAATGAACACAAGACCACCGATATTCATACACTTAACAGTGTCTATCCCGAAAGCAGTTTACCTCAAGGACCATAAGAGCCCCATTATTTTCCACAACGTCTAGAATAATTGCCAACAAAGATATCACCCAGGCGGCCATGACATAATGCAATTATATAAAAATGATAGCCATGTTATTTGGTAGCATCGACAGATGCATATACATGTCTTGTACTCTTTTAATAAATACACAAAAGATTTGTGCATTGATGTATTGCAAGGGGAAAATTTATGCATGGTATAGAATTGAGGCTCTTAACCACAAGGACCTAGGCTCGACCTTGACTCGAACAACGCAGGG
This genomic window contains:
- the LOC123155837 gene encoding dirigent protein 5-like, coding for MASPFGVLVCLLIVLPQILAISSPIDEIAPLKTCQFPCMTEVNLHLFLHQFVDGPNNPNRNEETLLQASFPFGFGTTIVHDWTLTETTNSRDTVVARVQGVHVQAGLTKPNRWYTTHNIEFQQGRFAGSTLQVMGITAGLESGQWSIVGGTGQFIMAQGIISFTNHPASTFEDGIKELNIRVRFTRDITQAA